The genome window AGAGGACGCTTTGACGATATTACCTATTATCAATTTTCTGCCGATGGCCGTTATCTGACCTATGTCAAAATCGCTGAAAACGGCTTACCGCAGATCTGGCTTTACGACAGTAAAAATAATCAGCGTACAACCTTAAGTAATGGCCGGACCGCCGACTTTGAACCAACGTTCGATCCACAAGGACGCTACCTCTACTTTCTCTCCAATCGCGATTACAACCTGACCTTTGGCGATCACGAGTTTAACTACCTCTATAACAAAGCCACCCGCGTATACGCTGCGCCACTGCACGACGATGTCACCATGCCGGGTGCCTTAATCAGCGATGAAGTCTCAGTAGCTAAGAGTGACGACGAACAAGAAAAAGAGAAGGGGTCAGCCAATAAACCGATCACGCTCACGGCTGAAAAAATGGAGATGCTGGCTCAGCCATTGGCTGCGAAAGCAGGTAACTACACCCATTTGACGGCCAACGAGAATGATCTATTTGTGCTTGCGGGTATCGAACCCCCTTACACGTTGCAGATGATGGCTGTCGCGCTTGATGCCAAGAGCAAAAACGTAGCCGACAATGTGAGCGCCTATCGCTTGGCCGCTGGCGGTGAAAAGTTGCTGGTTAAGGTCAACGGTGATTTCTCCATCATTGATACCAAAGAGCAGCAGCAACCCACTAAAAGCAAACTAGATACGGCCAACATGCAGATGCGTATCGACCCGGCGATTGAATGGGTACAGATGTATGACGATGGTTGGCGTACGCTGCGGGACTGGTTCTATGATCCCAACATGCACGGTCAGGACTGGCAGGCGATCTATGACAAATACCGCCCATTGGTCGACCATGCCGGACACCGCACAGATCTTGACTACGTCCTCAGTGAAATTGCTGGCGAAATGAATGCCGGCCATATTTATGTGCAAAGTGGTGAGCAGCCCAAGGTTGACCGTGTAGAAGGTGGCTTATTGGGCGCTGATATAAAGAGCCACCCGTCAGGCAACTTTATCATCAGTAAAATCTTTAAGGGTGAAAACTGGCACGATGCGTTCCGTTCGCCGTTAACCGAGCCTGGTGTAAACATCAGTGAAGGTAATTTCATTACCGCGGTGAATGGCATCCCAAGTAATTCTGTTAGCAATATCTACGAGCTACTACAAAACAGTGCCAATAAACCGATCACCCTCAGCGTATCAACCGCAGCCAATGGCAAAGACAGTCGTGATCTGTTGGTTAAACCGATCAAGAGCGAAACCAACCTGCGCTATCTAGACTGGGTAGCAAGCCGCGCCGCTTATGTGGATAAGTTGTCTGGTGGCCGTGTTGGTTATGTGCACCTGCCTAACACGCTGTTTGCCGGCAACCGCGAGCTGTTCAAGCAATTCTTACCGCAGGTGAATAAAGAGGCCCTGATCATTGATGACCGATACAACGGCGGCGGCTTTATCCCTGAGCATATGATCGCCATGCTCGCGCGCGAACCGCTTAACTATTGGAAGCGCCGTGGTGCCGAGCCCAATGCAACCCCCTACTACAGCCATGTTGGCCCGAAAGCGATGTTAATTAACGGCTACTCCAGTTCTGGTGGTGATGCCCTACCCTACTACTTCCGCAAACTAAAACTGGGGTCACTGATCGGCACGCGCACCTGGGGTGGCTTGATTGGTATTTCGGGTAACCCAAGTCTGGTGGATGGCGGCATGGTGATCGCATCAACTTTCCGCTTTATGGATACCGATGGCAATTGGGCGGTAGAAAATGAGGGTGTATCGCCAGACATCGAAGTGATCGACCGACCTGAGCTGATCTTTATGGGTAAAGATCCCTCAGTAGAACGCGCAGTAGAAGAGCTATTAAAACAACTACCGGAAAAGCGTGCCGCCGCACTCCAAGCGCCACCGGCACCAACTAAGTTCTAAGAGCTTGGTGCTAAACACCTAGCTTCGCAAAAAAAACCCGGCATCAGCCGGGTTTTTTATATGCCATTGAAGGTATCAATAGATCGCTATAGCGATTTCACATCCATGTTGTACAGAGTAAAACCAAATATATCGGCGTACTGTTCTATGATTTTACTGGTTGGCGTGCCTGCACCATGACCCGCTTTGGTTTCTATGCGGATCAAAACAGGGTTAGGTCCGGCCTGTTTCTCCTGCAACTGCGCCGCAAACTTAAACGAGTGTGCCGGCACGACTCGGTCATCATGATCACCGGTTGTCACCAGTGTCGCAGGGTGACTAACGCCAGCTGTCACATTATGTACCGGCGAATAGCCAAGCAGATAATCAAACATCTCTTTGCTGTCTTCTGATGTACCGTAGTCATACGCCCAACCAGCGCCGGCGGTAAAGGTGTGATAACGCAGCATATCCAATACGCCTACCGCAGGCAGCGCGACCTTAAACAGCTCTGGACGCTGTGTCATGACCGCGCCCACCAGCAGACCACCGTTTGAGCCACCACGAATAGCCAGGTAATCACTCGATGTATATTGCTCCGCAATCAGGTATTCAGCCGCGGCAATAAAGTCATCAAACACATTTTGCTTCTGCATTTTGGTGCCTGCATCGTGCCAGGCTTTACCATACTCTCCACCGCCACGAAGGTTCGCTACCGCATAAACGCCGCCAAGCTCTAACCAGGTTGCATTCACCGAGCTGAAATAAGGCGTTAGGCTGATGTTAAAACCACCATAGCCATACAGAATAGTCGGTGTTTTGCCGTTCCTTGGTGTGCCCTTTTTATAGGTGATAATCATCGGGATCTTAGTGCCGTCTTTGGATTCGTAGAATACCTGTTCTGATTCATACAGCTCAGGATCAAACGGCGAATTGGATTTGCGATAGACATCACTGCTGCCCGTCGCGACATCCAGACTAAAAATGGTGCCTGGAGTTTTGTAGTTGGTGAAGGTGTAATACACCTTTTCCTGCTTGGCTTTGCCGCCAAAACCGCTGGCTGTGCCCGGGCCAGGCAATGCTATTTCACGCAGCAGCTTACCCTGCATATCAAATTGCTTCACTTGCGATATCGCATCAACCATATAGCTGGCAAACAGGCTGCCCCCTGCCGTGACGACATCCAGCACGTTATCAGTTTGCGGGATCAGATCTTTCCAATTTGCCGGCGCGGGATCGGTAAAACTCACTTCAACCACCCGCTTGTTTGGTGCATCAAGGTTGGTCACCAACAACAAACGCTCACCGTCGGAGCTCAATAGCTCAGTATCAGAATCGGTATGATCCAGCACGGTGACGAGCTGACTCTCTGGCTTAGAGAGATCTTTGATATATAGTTTATTACCGGAGGTTGAAACCGCAGCGCCAATACTTA of Corallincola holothuriorum contains these proteins:
- a CDS encoding S41 family peptidase, whose amino-acid sequence is MKKHWLSPLLLTACMGSGAAFADSSAAENTHLLRFADIHKDKVSFVYGGDIYIAATAGGTATRLTSDKGLELFPKFSPDGSQIAFSAEYSGSRQVWVMNTDGSDLKQLTYYNDVGPMAPRGGFDYRVLDWTPDGKHVLFRANRLPWGKRMGRPMLVPVNGGMPIPLAVPEGGGGMLSPDGKTLVYTPIDREWRTWKRYKGGRAQDVWTYDLATNQSQQLTHYDGTDNQPVWVGDNIYFASDREYTLNLFQYQVDGDPIKVTDHNDFDVLWPSAGPEAIVYESGGLLYRYQPGDKNSTLLNIKVAGERPYRQAKFRNVAKFVESFDLSHDGKRALFAARGELFTVPEKNGPTRNLSNTPAAREQSTSWSPDGRYVAYLSDATGEYELYIQQQDGKQAPQQLTKNSSIWKFAPVWAGSSDKLAWADKNQTLWLTSLKGKKVEVDRGRFDDITYYQFSADGRYLTYVKIAENGLPQIWLYDSKNNQRTTLSNGRTADFEPTFDPQGRYLYFLSNRDYNLTFGDHEFNYLYNKATRVYAAPLHDDVTMPGALISDEVSVAKSDDEQEKEKGSANKPITLTAEKMEMLAQPLAAKAGNYTHLTANENDLFVLAGIEPPYTLQMMAVALDAKSKNVADNVSAYRLAAGGEKLLVKVNGDFSIIDTKEQQQPTKSKLDTANMQMRIDPAIEWVQMYDDGWRTLRDWFYDPNMHGQDWQAIYDKYRPLVDHAGHRTDLDYVLSEIAGEMNAGHIYVQSGEQPKVDRVEGGLLGADIKSHPSGNFIISKIFKGENWHDAFRSPLTEPGVNISEGNFITAVNGIPSNSVSNIYELLQNSANKPITLSVSTAANGKDSRDLLVKPIKSETNLRYLDWVASRAAYVDKLSGGRVGYVHLPNTLFAGNRELFKQFLPQVNKEALIIDDRYNGGGFIPEHMIAMLAREPLNYWKRRGAEPNATPYYSHVGPKAMLINGYSSSGGDALPYYFRKLKLGSLIGTRTWGGLIGISGNPSLVDGGMVIASTFRFMDTDGNWAVENEGVSPDIEVIDRPELIFMGKDPSVERAVEELLKQLPEKRAAALQAPPAPTKF
- a CDS encoding prolyl oligopeptidase family serine peptidase, whose protein sequence is MKFRILSLALLTTIAGCSDNKPTPSEVNIDTPTATEVDAAAAGFQLVYPETRKDGTVDTYFETLVGDPYRWLEDDRSDETAAWVAAQNAVTFGYLEQIPYREQIEQVLEKQIDYEKVSAPFIEGDFSYFYKNDGLQNQDVLYRQPLVNGKPEGDASVFLDPNKFSADGTTSLSGISFSKTGQLAAYQISEGGSDWRKIIIIDVKTLAQKGEPLVDVKFSGISWRGDEGFYYSSYDKPEGSELSAKTDQHKVYFHTLGTPQSADALIFGGTPEQKHRYVFAEVSEDGRYLSIGAAVSTSGNKLYIKDLSKPESQLVTVLDHTDSDTELLSSDGERLLLVTNLDAPNKRVVEVSFTDPAPANWKDLIPQTDNVLDVVTAGGSLFASYMVDAISQVKQFDMQGKLLREIALPGPGTASGFGGKAKQEKVYYTFTNYKTPGTIFSLDVATGSSDVYRKSNSPFDPELYESEQVFYESKDGTKIPMIITYKKGTPRNGKTPTILYGYGGFNISLTPYFSSVNATWLELGGVYAVANLRGGGEYGKAWHDAGTKMQKQNVFDDFIAAAEYLIAEQYTSSDYLAIRGGSNGGLLVGAVMTQRPELFKVALPAVGVLDMLRYHTFTAGAGWAYDYGTSEDSKEMFDYLLGYSPVHNVTAGVSHPATLVTTGDHDDRVVPAHSFKFAAQLQEKQAGPNPVLIRIETKAGHGAGTPTSKIIEQYADIFGFTLYNMDVKSL